In Juglans regia cultivar Chandler chromosome 5, Walnut 2.0, whole genome shotgun sequence, the following are encoded in one genomic region:
- the LOC108989902 gene encoding mitochondrial import inner membrane translocase subunit TIM22-4-like produces MASVAGNESANGSSGSKEAERLPIEPLRLPTVEEIRGQDIWNNCAVRSVVSGVMGGGLGLFMGMFLGALDNPLMQEEMTGRQQFIYTAKQMGRRSWSSAKAFAVMGLVFSAAECVVEKARAKHDVTNTVVAGCVTGGVISAKGGPQAACVGCAGFAAFSVLIEKFLDRHD; encoded by the exons ATGGCTTCCGTTGCGGGAAACGAATCTGCTAACGGTTCATCGGGCTCAAAAGAGGCAGAGAGGCTTCCGATTGAGCCTCTAAGATTGCCCACGGTCGAGGAAATACGCGGCCAAGATATTTGGAACAACTGCGCTGTGCGCAGTGTGGTTAGCGGAGTCATGG GAGGTGGGCTTGGGCTGTTCATGGGTATGTTTCTTGGGGCATTGGACAACCCTCTAATGCAGGAGGAAATGACCGGTAGGCAGCAGTTCATTTATACAGCCAAGCAGATGGGGCGGAGGAGCTGGAGTTCTGCTAAAGCATTTGCAGTTATGGGCTTGGTTTTTTCCGCAGCTGAATGTGTTGTTGAGAAG GCACGGGCAAAGCATGATGTTACAAATACAGTTGTGGCTGGGTGTGTAACTGGAGGTGTAATCTCGGCAAAAG GTGGTCCACAAGCAGCGTGTGTTGGTTGTGCTGGCTTCGCAGCGTTTTCGGTTCTGATAGAGAAGTTTCTGGATAGACATGATTGA
- the LOC108989884 gene encoding cinnamoyl-CoA reductase 1, translated as MAREGEVVCVTGGSGCIGSWLVRLLLDRGYSVHATVQDLKDESETKHLEALEGAEARLRLFQIDLLNYGSILTAVSGCAGVFHLASPCIVDEVLDPEKQLLDPAIKGTLNVLTAAKEAGVSRVVVTSSISAFTPSPNWPADMVKSEDCWTDIEYCKQKGLWYPISKTLAEKAAWDFAKEKGLDVVVVNPGTVMGPVIPPRLNASMLMLVRLLQGCTETYENFFMGSVHFKDVALAHILVYENKSATGRHSCLEAISHYGDFVAKVAEIYPEYKVPRLPKDTQPGLLRAKDGSKKLMDLGLQFIPMEQIIKEAVESLKSKGFIS; from the exons ATGGCGAGAGAGGGTGAAGTGGTTTGCGTCACCGGAGGCAGCGGCTGCATTGGGTCCTGGCTCGTCCGTCTCCTTCTCGACCGTGGCTACTCCGTCCACGCCACCGTTCAGGATCTCA AGGATGAGAGTGAAACGAAACATCTAGAAGCTCTGGAAGGAGCTGAGGCCCGTCTCCGTCTCTTCCAAATCGATCTCCTTAACTACGGCTCTATCCTCACTGCCGTCAGTGGCTGCGCCGGAGTCTTCCACCTCGCCTCTCCCTGCATCGTCGATGAAGTTCTAGATCCCGAG AAACAACTTCTGGACCCGGCGATCAAGGGAACGCTAAACGTGTTGACGGCGGCGAAGGAAGCAGGGGTGAGTCGCGTGGTGGTGACTTCATCCATCTCAGCTTTTACTCCGAGCCCTAATTGGCCGGCCGATATGGTCAAGTCCGAGGATTGCTGGACCGACATTGAGTACTGCAAGCAGAAAGGA TTATGGTATCCGATTTCTAAAACCCTAGCTGAGAAAGCTGCTTGGGATTTTGCCAAAGAGAAGGGTTTGGATGTGGTGGTGGTGAATCCTGGGACGGTAATGGGCCCTGTGATCCCTCCTAGGCTCAATGCAAGCATGTTAATGCTTGTTCGCCTTCTCCAGG GATGCACTGAAACATATGAGAACTTTTTTATGGGATCTGTGCATTTCAAAGATGTAGCTCTAGCACATATATTGGTGTATGAGAACAAATCAGCAACTGGAAGGCACTCTTGTCTTGAAGCTATATCTCATTATGGTGATTTTGTAGCAAAGGTTGCTGAAATTTACCCTGAATATAAGGTGCCAAG GTTGCCAAAGGATACCCAACCTGGGTTGTTAAGGGCGAAGGATGGATCAAAGAAGCTGATGGACTTGGGCTTACAATTCATACCCATGGAGCAGATTATCAAGGAGGCTGTTGAGAGTTTAAAGAGTAAGGGTTTTATTTCTTGA
- the LOC108989898 gene encoding protein LIGHT-DEPENDENT SHORT HYPOCOTYLS 6-like, protein MDSASGAGASDPNSGEGPSATGSAPAAEGSSPLPLSRYESQKRRDWHTFLQYLKNHKPPLTLSRCSGAHVIEFLKYLDQFGKTKVHISGCPYFGHPNPPAPCACPLKQAWGSLDALIGRLRAAYEENGGRPESNPFGARAVRIYLREVREGQAKARGIPYEKKKRKRHTVTATTSVVAASASPENVPAKVIQGGDAGGSGEGSGSGVAQTTTTTTTV, encoded by the coding sequence ATGGATTCAGCTTCAGGTGCTGGTGCATCCGACCCGAATAGCGGAGAGGGTCCATCCGCAACAGGTTCGGCGCCGGCTGCGGAGGGTTCATCGCCCTTGCCACTGAGTCGGTACGAGTCACAGAAGCGGCGAGACTGGCATACCTTTTTGCAGTACCTAAAGAACCACAAGCCTCCGTTAACTCTATCCCGGTGCAGTGGTGCGCACGTGATCGAGTTCTTGAAGTACTTGGACCAGTTTGGGAAGACGAAGGTGCACATCTCCGGTTGCCCCTACTTCGGGCACCCGAACCCTCCGGCCCCCTGTGCTTGCCCGCTAAAGCAAGCGTGGGGGAGCCTGGATGCGCTGATCGGACGCCTGAGAGCAGCTTACGAGGAGAACGGCGGACGGCCGGAGTCGAACCCGTTCGGAGCGAGGGCGGTGAGGATTTACTTGAGGGAGGTGAGGGAAGGGCAGGCGAAAGCCAGAGGGATTCCTTATGAAAAGAAGAAGCGGAAACGACACACAGTCACGGCAACCACATCAGTGGTGGCAGCTTCTGCTTCGCCGGAAAATGTGCCAGCGAAGGTGATTCAAGGAGGTGATGCTGGGGGTTCTGGTGAGGGAAGTGGAAGTGGTGTTGCTCaaacgacgacgacgacgaccaCCGTATAG